In a genomic window of Oceanivirga salmonicida:
- the rplL gene encoding 50S ribosomal protein L7/L12: protein MAFNKEQFIEDLKAMTVLELKEVVEAIEETFGVSAQPVAVAGGAAGGAAVEEKSEFDVILMSAGSSKIGVIKEVRAITGLGLKEAKELVETNGAKVKEGVSKEEAEEIKGKLEAVGATVEVK from the coding sequence ATGGCTTTCAATAAAGAACAATTTATAGAAGATTTAAAAGCAATGACAGTTTTAGAATTAAAAGAAGTAGTAGAAGCAATAGAAGAAACATTTGGAGTTTCAGCACAACCAGTAGCAGTAGCAGGAGGAGCAGCAGGTGGAGCAGCAGTTGAAGAAAAATCAGAATTTGACGTTATATTAATGTCTGCTGGATCAAGCAAAATAGGTGTAATTAAAGAAGTAAGAGCAATTACAGGATTAGGATTAAAAGAAGCAAAAGAATTAGTTGAAACTAACGGTGCAAAAGTTAAAGAAGGAGTTTCTAAAGAAGAAGCTGAAGAAATTAAAGGTAAATTAGAAGCTGTTGGAGCAACAGTAGAAGTTAAGTAA
- the rplJ gene encoding 50S ribosomal protein L10, whose translation MPAQYKVDEVERLASKLEGAKAVIFVDYKGITVNQDTKLRKSARENNVEYFVAKNRLVILAFKKLGIEPNFGDLLEGTTSFAVGYEDAVGPSKTIYEFAKENKKIQIKGGFYDGKIADKELIEALAKLPSRDEMLGMIAYGLLSPVRMLAVAMTNVAEQKEA comes from the coding sequence ATGCCAGCACAATACAAGGTAGATGAAGTAGAAAGATTAGCGTCTAAATTAGAAGGAGCTAAAGCTGTTATATTTGTAGACTACAAAGGAATAACAGTTAATCAAGATACTAAGCTAAGAAAGTCAGCTAGAGAAAATAATGTAGAATATTTCGTAGCTAAAAATAGATTAGTAATATTAGCATTCAAAAAATTAGGGATTGAACCAAACTTTGGTGACTTATTGGAAGGAACAACTTCTTTTGCAGTAGGTTATGAAGATGCAGTAGGGCCTTCAAAAACAATTTATGAATTCGCAAAAGAAAATAAAAAAATTCAAATTAAAGGTGGATTCTATGATGGAAAAATCGCTGATAAAGAATTAATAGAAGCTTTAGCAAAACTACCATCAAGAGACGAAATGTTAGGTATGATTGCATATGGATTATTAAGTCCAGTTCGTATGTTAGCAGTTGCAATGACAAATGTTGCAGAACAAAAAGAAGCATAA